AAGAAGACCCTGGTGGAGGAATCGTCCTTCGACACGGACGACCTGCCTGACGAAATCGACCAGGCCGCCTCCGAGTACACCCAGTCCATGGTCTTCCGTCTTCGGGACCGCGAGAAGTTCCTCCTGCAGAAGATCGACGGCGCCCTCAAGCGCGTGGAGGACGGCACCTTCGGCATCTGCGAGCGCTGCGAGGAGGACATCTC
This DNA window, taken from Corallococcus coralloides DSM 2259, encodes the following:
- a CDS encoding TraR/DksA family transcriptional regulator: MNQKDLKRYKKMLEDSKASLLESAKKTLVEESSFDTDDLPDEIDQAASEYTQSMVFRLRDREKFLLQKIDGALKRVEDGTFGICERCEEDISPKRLDARPVTTLCIRCKEEQEKKEKSYG